CCAACGCCGCCTTCGCCAAGCTGCCGCCGGGGACCGTCGAGAGCCTCGTGCAGCCGCAGAACAAGGCGACGCTGACGAAGATCCTGACCTACCACGTCGTCCCGGGCGTCTACACGGCTCAGGACCTGATGGCGCTCGCCAAGAAGGGCGGCGGACAGGGGACGCTCACCACTGTCGCCGGCGAGCCGCTTGCCGTCGAAGTGCAGGGCAAGAAAGTTTACGTGACCGACGTGAAGGGCAACACCGCCACCGTGACCATCCCGAACGTGATGCAGTCGAACGGCGTCATCCACGTCGTCAACGCCGTGCTGATGCCCTGATTGGCCCAAGCGGATCGGTGCCCGTAGCTCCGGCGAGGCTGCGGGCGCCGATCCCGCCCAGGACGAGCCGGCGGCGCGCCGACATCGTGTCAGTCCGCGAGAAGCTTGCCGGTATAGACCACAGGGCCGGTGGGCTGGCCGGTCGGCGAACCGCCGGGCGGCTCTACCGAGACGGCGAGCACCCCATCCGGTGCGGTCCCCGTCGGCAGCCTCACCGCTCTGTCCGGTACCGACGAGGCCGAGCGGCCTCGGCCCCTGCGCGCCGACGTACCAGAGCTCCAGGCTGCGATCCGCGGGTGCCTCGGCGTTGACGGGTCTCACCTGCGCGATGCCGGTGCCGAGGTCCACACGGACGATCAGCGCCGGCACCGTGCCGCCGCCCTGCACCACGGCGAGGTAGCGGCCGCCGGACGGCGTCAGCGACGGCCCCACCACGACGAACAGGGCAAGCCCGGCGGCCAGCAACCCGGCTCCGCCGGCGGCGATCCGCCACCGCCGGAGCTGAGCGCGAAGAGCCGCGATCTGACCGGCGTCTGCGTGGCCCGATCGCGGCAACGCCCGCAACAACGCGGCGCGCACACGCGGCGGCGGCGTCTCGGCGGGGACCACCTCGGCCAGGGGACCGAGGCGCTGTTCCCAGGCCCGGATCCGCGCCCGTGCGGCCGGATCGCCGGCGGCTGCGCGCTCCACGGCTTCGCGTTCCTGGGCGTCGAGCGTTCCCAGCACGTACTCCGCCGCGCGCAGGTCGGGATCGTCGGGGTCTGGTCCGCCCGGTCCGGTCACGACACGACCTCCAGGCAGGTCTTCAAAGCGGCCAGCGCGCGATGCAGCCAGGTCTTGATGGTATTGACGGGGCAGTCGAACCGGCGGGCCAGTTCCTCACGCGAGCGCCCCTCGCAATACGCCAGCACCACGCAATCCCTGTGGCGCGGATCAAGCCGGCCGAGGCAAGCTGCGAGGGCATCGCGGTTCTGGAACGCGACCGCCTCGTCATGCGGGTCGATCAGCCGTGCCACCCAATCCTCGCCGCTCTCCAGTTCCGGCCCCTGAACCTCGACTTTCCGGCGCACGCTGTCGATGGAGCGGTTGCGTGCGATCGCGATCAGCCAGGGCATCGGCGGGCCGGCGTCCGGCCTGTAGGTGCCGGCCGCCTGCCAGATCCGCATGTAGACGTCCTGGAGCACGTCCTCGGCCAGGGCCCGGTCGCGCTGGATACGCAGGATCAGCCCGTAAAGTTTCGGGCTCGTGAGATCGTAGAGTTCGGCAAGCTGGTCCGCCTCACCTCGGCCGATCCCAGCAAGCAGCCGGCGCAGCGTGGCGTCGTCGGCCAAGATGGCTCCCCGCAAAACCTTGAGGCGTCCTGTGTCGGGCGCCCTCCCCAACGCTGCTTTAGCCCACTTTTCGTGACTGGAAAGATACCGGGGCAGCGACCGGAGATCCGGCGCCGCGTCCGACCCCGGGCACAATCGGCGGCGTCAGGGATGAAGATGTGAGGTCCCGGCTCGGCGGCCCGATCTTCGTTGTGCCCATTCAACCGGGCCAGCCGCCTGTTGGATGTGTTCTCGATCGGTATGAGACAGCCAGACGCAAAGAAGCACCCTGGTCGCTCGCGCGTCCAGGGTGTCATCGACCTCGCCGACACTGTGGTGCCGCTTGGGCCGCGAAGGTCAAATCAAGTTGCCACAATCCCCGCGGCTGAAGCGTGACGAGGAGGATCAGTTCCTCGCCCGGAGGCCGCGGGCACCTTGGCACGGAGGCCGGGTTCAGCTGCGCGTCTTGCTAGTACGACCCGAACTTGAAGTTCAGGCCGGCGCGCGCGATGCCGCCTTCGGTGCGGAACCGGGAGATGTAGCCGATACCCGGGCCGCCGACGGAGCCGACGAGCAGATTGTGGCTTCCGAGATCGTAGCGCAGGTATTCGGCCTTGAGAGTCACCGCGCTGGAGCGGAAGAAGTTCAGGACGGAGTCGGTCGGCAGCGCGTACTCGATGCCGCCGCCGTAGGCGTATCCGGTGTCCAGCCGCGACCGGCTGCCGAAGTAGGTCAGCGGCGCGCCGGTCTGGAATCCGACGCGCTGGGTCACGTCGCCGTAGGCGAAGCCGCCGGTGCCGTACACGAAGACGCGGTCGAAGGCGTAGCCGACGCGCCCGCGCACGGTCCCGAGGAAGCTGAGATCCGTCCGATAGGTGTTGGTCAGGACGTTGGGATTGAATGCCGGACGGAAGATCGACTGCACGCCGGTGCGCTGGAGATCCATGTACTGGGCGTCGGCCTCGACGCCGAGGACGATGCCGGATCCGGGCGTGAATTGATAATTGTAACCCACCTGCCACCGGCGGTGAAGCCGTCCTGCGGCAGGCGGACCGCCGGGCTGCGGAGCAGGTTGTTCACGTTGTTCTGCAGGGTGCCGATGCCGACGGTCCGGATCGTGTCCGACTCGGTGTAGGCGTAGCCGGCGTTGACGCCGAAATAGGCGCCGCTCCACGTGAACACCGGCACGGGCGTGAAGACCGGCGGCGGGGCCGCGCGACGCGGCAGGTCGGCGGCTGAGGCGGTGGCCGTCATGGCGGCGAACGTGGCCAACACGGCCAGAGACGTCTTCATCTGCAAGTGGCTCCCCGAATACTGATCGGCAGCAAGCTACCCATAAATGTCCGGGCACGATGTCTCTGCAAAGTCACATCGGAATCCAAAAACTGGTGTTTGCAATCGAGTGGGGGGGGTAAATTCCGGGAAAGTCACACTTCGACCTGCGACAACATGTCTGGACACTGGTAAAATAAGACATACGGATCGGAATGTGCTTTAATCCCGGTGCGCCCGGGATTTTTGCAGACCGCTCGACCCGCTCCCCTGATCGCTGGGGCGGATCCGATCGGCCTGTGGGGGTACCGGCCATTCGGATCACGACGAGGGCACGCCGCCTACCAGCCCGACAGGCCGCGCAACCGTCAGCACGGTGGAGTCGCGGTCAGCCCGGACGGCGAGGGGCTCGTCGGCCCCGATCCATCGCCATGACGGCTCGCGCTGTTCCCGATCACGGTGGGGTGCACGACGGCCGGATACGGGACGTGGCGTGGGGTCGGGTCATCCCACCCGCACCTCAGGACGAGGGGAGGGATGGGAGATGGGGCGGTCGTCGCGGCGCGCGACATGGTTCGCGACGGTGCCGGTCGACGCGCCGTGCTGGCCGTGACCGGGCCCGGACGCTGCCAACCGGGCCGTGACGGGGTCCGCGTCCGGGACCGGCGCGGCCGTCTCTCCCGGCCAGGATAGCGCTCTGCCGAGACAGGCCGTGCCGGAACCGAAGACCGGAGCCTACAAGCCCCGATCGCTCCCGCCCCCGCCGCCGAGGCTGCACCGCTTTGATGCAGGACGGCACGGGTCCGCGCGGAGCGGCTTAAAGGTCGATTCACGTCGATGCGGTTAGCGTGGCCTTACTGCAGTCCTGCGTAAACCGATCCTCCATGCCCCCATCCGTCGATGCTCCGCCGGACCTGTCCGGGCTCCTCGAACTGTCCCGCATCGAGAATCTCGATCTCAAGCCGGTGATCCTCCGGGTGCAGACCGACCTGTTCGTCCGGGCACCGGGCCGGGACCGGACGGAGGTCGAGATCTTCGAGTCCCTGGCCTGCGGCCTGATCCCCACGGTGGATGAGGAGACCGCCCGTGTGGTCGCGGGCAAGCTCGCCCCTTGCCCCGAGACGCCCCCGGCGGTGCTGGAGGCCCTGGCGCTCCGGGGCGGCGGCGCCCGCGACGCGGTGGTGGAACTGGCCCCGACCTTGAGCCATCGCCTGATCGAGGCGGCCCTCGCGGATGGGTCGGACCTCGCCGCTCGCATCGCGGCCCGGGCCGGCCTGAACCGCGAGGTCGTGGACGAGCTCTCCCGGGAGGGCCGCCCGGAGATCGACCGGGCCCTGGCCGCCAATCTCGGCATCACCCTGCGCGGGGCGACGCTCGCCCGGCTCGTGGGCCGCGGCCGCGGCGATCCCGACCTGGCCAAGCTGCTCCTGGTGCGCCCCGACGTCTCGGCTGCCGACCTCGTGCCCCTCTACCTGCATGCCGACCCGATCCGCCGCGACGTGATCGGCCGGACGGTCGAGGCGACCGCGGCCCTGCGTCCCTGCCCGCCGCCGCCCCGCGGCCTGGGCGAGGACCTGACCCGGCTCTCGGGCGCCCAGGACGTGCCCGCCTTCATGGCCGCCCTGGCGGACGGGCTCGGCCTACCCCGCGACTTCCTCACCGTGGTCGCCGATCCGGGGGCTCGCTACGATCTCCTGACCCTCGGCCTGCGCGCCGCCGGCCTACACGAGGAAGAGGCGGTCTACATCTTCCTCACCCTGAACCAGGGCGTGGCGCGCTCGGCGGAACGGGTGGCCGCCCTCGTCCGGCTGTTCCGGACCGTCAGCCGACCGGCGTCCCGGGACCTCGTCGCGGCGATCCTCGACCGGCCGTTCACCGAGCGCGGGCGGAGCGAGGCACACCAGCCGCTGCACGGTCCCGAAGCCAAGCTGCGCCAGGGTGCCGAGCGCACCGCCGCGCCGCGCACGCCGCTGCCGATCCGCGTGCGCTCGGCGAGCGGCGGCGAGACGGGCTGACGGGCCGTCCTCAGCGGGGCTCGATACCCCGCCAGGCCGGCTGCCGGTCGGCCGCCTCCAGGGTGTCGGTCGAAGCCGGCGGCTCCGCGGCGCGGCGGCTCAGCTCGGCCATCAGGCCGCGGGCTAGCACGGCGCGGACCGCGCGCTCGCGGGTCTCGGACGGCACCGCGTCGAGCGCTGCCGGAAGCACGGCCTGGGCGCTCGGCAAGGCGCCCGCGGCCTTGCGGGCCTCGGCGGCCGGATCGGCGCCGTTGCGCAGCAGCGCCAAGTACGAGAGCACGCCGATCACCAGCGCGGCGCGCAGCAGGACGGTCATGGGTCGACTCCTCCGCTCGGTGTCGAGCGCGAGATTTCGACAGGTTTCGTGAACCGGCCCTCAACCGGCTCGGGCTTTCCCGCGCGATGGTGAACAAATCTTGCCGCAGAGCGGCTGGTTACCTTGCGGAAAGCATCCTGTTCATTCGGATATCTCCCGCAACACTCGTTTAAGCCGGCTCTGCGACCGTCCGGAAGTCGTTCGAAGTCGAACCGGAGGCGCGACGGA
This window of the Methylobacterium tardum genome carries:
- a CDS encoding DUF2336 domain-containing protein encodes the protein MPPSVDAPPDLSGLLELSRIENLDLKPVILRVQTDLFVRAPGRDRTEVEIFESLACGLIPTVDEETARVVAGKLAPCPETPPAVLEALALRGGGARDAVVELAPTLSHRLIEAALADGSDLAARIAARAGLNREVVDELSREGRPEIDRALAANLGITLRGATLARLVGRGRGDPDLAKLLLVRPDVSAADLVPLYLHADPIRRDVIGRTVEATAALRPCPPPPRGLGEDLTRLSGAQDVPAFMAALADGLGLPRDFLTVVADPGARYDLLTLGLRAAGLHEEEAVYIFLTLNQGVARSAERVAALVRLFRTVSRPASRDLVAAILDRPFTERGRSEAHQPLHGPEAKLRQGAERTAAPRTPLPIRVRSASGGETG
- a CDS encoding fasciclin domain-containing protein, which produces MLARNTRRRTAKALALTLALGLGASGAAYAKNPMVGGAPMYAQKTIVENAVNSKDHTTLVAAVKAAGLVDTLNGPGPFTVFAPTNAAFAKLPPGTVESLVQPQNKATLTKILTYHVVPGVYTAQDLMALAKKGGGQGTLTTVAGEPLAVEVQGKKVYVTDVKGNTATVTIPNVMQSNGVIHVVNAVLMP
- a CDS encoding sigma-70 family RNA polymerase sigma factor; translation: MADDATLRRLLAGIGRGEADQLAELYDLTSPKLYGLILRIQRDRALAEDVLQDVYMRIWQAAGTYRPDAGPPMPWLIAIARNRSIDSVRRKVEVQGPELESGEDWVARLIDPHDEAVAFQNRDALAACLGRLDPRHRDCVVLAYCEGRSREELARRFDCPVNTIKTWLHRALAALKTCLEVVS